TGATCAGCCGCCTGCTGTTCGGCACGGTCAACTCCCTCATCGAGTGGTACCGCCCGGAGGGAGGGCTGCCGGTGGCCGCGCTGGCGGACGCCCTGACGGCGGTGCTCTTCGACGGGTTGCGGGGCGGGCGAGCCGACAGCTGACCGGCGCGCAGCCGGGCAGCCGGGCTACTCCGGCGGCGTCGGCGTGTCGTGCGTGCGGTACATCGCCTGTACGTCCAGCTCCAGTTGGACCGTCGGGCCGACCACCGCGATGCCGCGGGCCAGCATGGAACGCCAGTTGAGGGTGTAGTCCTCGCGATGGAGTTCCGCCTTGGCGAGGGCGGCGCAGCGGAGTTCCTCGCCGTAGCCGCCGTTGACCGTGCCGAGGTAGGTGGTGTCCAGGGCCACCGAGCGGCTGACACCGTGCATGGTGAGCGAGCCCTGGAGGGTCCACTTGGTGCCGCCGCGGTAGGCGAAGCGGGTGCTGTTGAAGTCGATGTACGGGAAGCGCTCGACGTCGAGGAAGTCGGCGGAGCGCAGGTGGTTGTCGCGGGTCGTGTTGCCGGTGGTGATGCTCGACGCGTCGATGCGGACGTGCACGCGGGTCCGGGCCATGTCCTGGGCGACCTGGATGCCGCCCTGGAAGCGCTCGAAACGGCCGTGCACATGGCCCATGCCGACGTGCTTGGCGATGAAGCGGATCGCCGTGTGCGGAGGGTCGAAGAGCCAGGTGCCGGGCTCCGGAAGCTCCATGACGCGCGCCGGCTGGAGCCGGACGCGCTCATTGGCGGACGCAGCCCCGGCCACGACGTCCACCGTCTCCTGGTGCGGCTGCAGGCCGTCCGTCGCGATCAGGAGGCTGTAGCGGCCCGGGGGCAGCGCCGCGAGGAAGAAGCCGTACGGGTCGGTCGTCCCGCGGGCCGTCACACGGTGCGTGTCCAGCGCGGTGACCGTGACGTCGGCCGCGGCCATCGGCGCGCCCGTCGGGTCGACGACTTCGCGGCCGAGCGCGCCCGCGCCTGCCGGGAGGGGGAGCGAGAGGCCCGCCGACTCGGCGGGGCCGCCCTTGGGCCGCCGGCGCCGGAGCAGTGCGAGGGCCATGATGTTCACCTTTCTTCACGTGCGTCGGGGCCGCGCGTGAAGTCGCCCGAGCATGCGGAACGAGCCATGCCGGCACGGGGCGGACCCCTTCACGATCTTGCGGGCCGCCGCGCGGACGTGGGTGTCTCAGAACGAGACACTCCGCCCTCCGGCGTACGCCCTTCGTATGCCGCGCGCAGCACGTCGCGGACCCCGTCGACGGTGACCTTCCGCGGGTTGGGGTACGGCTGGCCGGTCACCTGAGCTGCCGCGACCTCCAAGTCGGCCTCGGTGAGGCCCAGTTCGGCGAGGGAGCCGGGGGCGCCCAGGCGGCGGGCCAGGTCGCGCAGGGCGCGTGGAGCGTCGTCGGTGTCCAGGGCGCGGTTCAGCGCGGTGAGGGCGAGCGGGACCTCGGGGGCGTTGTACGCGAGGGCGTACGGGAGGACCACAGTGTGGGTCTCGGCGTGCGGCAGGCCGAAGGTGCCGCCGAGCACATGGCACAGCTTGTGGTGCAGGCCCATGGTGGTGGAGCCCAGACAGGCACCGCACAGCCAGGCGGCGTACAGGGCACGGCTGCGCGCGTCGAGGTCGTCCGGAGCAACGGCGATCCCGGGAAGGGCACCCGTCATGGCACGCACGCCCTCCTCCGCCATCAGCGACACCAGAGGCGAGCCGTCGGGCGCGTACAGCGCCTCCACGGCGTGCGCGAGCGCGTTGACGCCACTGGTCACGGAGAGGTCGACAGGCAGCGAGAGGGTCAGCTCGGGGTCGTAGACGACACTGCGGGGCTGTACGGAGGGGTCGCGGCCGGTGCGCTTGGCACCGTTCTCGGTGAGGCCCCAGACCGGGGTCATCTCGGAGCCGGCGTACGTGGACGGTACGGCGATCAGCGGCAGGCCGGTGCGCAGCGCGATCCCCTTGCCGAGACCGATCGCGGAGCCGCCGCCGACCGCGACACAGCCGTCGGCGCCCGCGGCGCGCGCGACCTCGACGGCCCGCTCGACGATCTCCACCGGTACGTGCATCCGAGCCTCGGCATGGAGGCCCACGCAGACGTCGCCCAGCGCGTCGGCGACCATGCGCGCCGTGTCCTGGCCCCGGCTCCCGCACACCACGAGCAGCCTGCGCAGACCTAGCCGTGCGGCCTCGCCCGGCGTCGCGGACACCGCGGCACCTGGCCGGAAGACCACCCGGGCGGGCTGGGTCTCGTAGGCGAAGTCGAGTGTCCCGGGGATCTTCGGGGTCTCGGGGAAGTCCTTCACGAGCGCTCCAGCGGTGCCGAGGGTTCCGATGGTTCCGATGGCTCCAGTACGAGGTCGAAGCGGGCGTGCCGGAACGGGTTCGGCACGCCGAACTCCCGTGCCAGGGACGGGTCGTCGGTCTCGGCGAAGTCCTGGACCAGGCTCTCCTTGACGGCGAACACCGCGTCCGAGTCGAGGTAGTCGCTGCCCGCCACGAAGATGTGCGTGGTGACGGGTTCGTGGTCCTTCGCCGAGGCGATGAAGTGGATGTGGGCGGGGCGGTAGGGGTGCCGTCCGGTGGCCCGCAGCAGGTCGCCGACGGGGCCGTCGGTGGGGATCGGGTACGGGCTCGGAACGCAGGTACGGAACCGGAAACGCCCCTCCGCGTCGGCCGTGAACAGCCCCCGGCCGTTGCCCGGCGGCTGAAGGTCCGGCTGCTGCACGTCGTAGTAGCCCTCGCCGTCCGCCTGCCAGACATCGAGGACCGCGCCGGGCAGCGGGCTGCCGTCCCGGGACAGGACGCGGCCGCTGACCACGCAGGGTTCGCCGGTGCCCACCAGGTCGATGTTCGCGCCGAGCTCGCGCACGGGTGACTCGGTCATGTGGAAGGGGCCGAGGACGGTCGACTCGGTGGTGGCGCCGTCGCCGCTGTGACCGTTGATCGTCTCCACGAGCATCGAGACGCCGAGGACGTCCGACAGGAGGATGAACTCCTGCCGGGTGTCCGTGCAGGCCCGGCCCGTCGCCGTGAGGAAGGCGATGGCCCGCTCCCACTCCGCCATGCTCGGCCGGGTCTCCCGTACGAAGTCGTGGAGATGCCGGCTCAGGGCGGCCAGCAGTTGGTGCAGCCGGGGGTCAGCCGTGCCCCGAAGGCTGTCGACGACCGCGTCGGTGAGGGTCGTGCTGTCGGTGTCGCTGTTGGTCTGCGTGGTCGGTTCGGTGGTCATTCCGCTCCCCTGGTGCCGTCCCCCGGTCCCATCAGGCATGTCCGAGGATCCGCCGCAGCGCGTCCGTCAGCAACTGCTCCGCCTCCTGCGTCGCCGTGGCGTACCGGAAGGCGACGAACCCGTCGGGACGTACGAGCAGGGCTCCCGAGTCGGCTACCTCGCTGAGCCGGGCCCAGTCCCCGTACGGGTCCTCGTACTCCTGTCCGGGCCCGATGACGACGGTCGCGATGTCGAGGCCCTGGGCCTGGCCCTGGGCCCCGGCCGCCTTGACCCAGCCCTCGCCGCCGATGCCGGTGATCAGTGTGAAGCGGCCCCGGCCCACCGTGTCCAGGGTGGACAGGGTCCGGGTGCCGGAGGTGATCCAGGCGTGCGGGAGCTTGGCGCCGGGACGCGAGGAGGGCTGATGGTACAGCTCGGGGTCGCGTGCGAAGCCCGGGTCCGTGGTGCCGTCGGGGACGATCGCGGCCGAGGCGTCGGCGGAGTAGCGCTGGTTGAGGTCGACGCCGTGCGCATTGAACTCGTACACCTTGAACGCGATCGCCTCGCGCAGTGCGGCGCGCTGCTTCTCGGCGGCCTCGGTGGCGTCCTTGCGGGCGGCGATGTTGGCCCACAGCTGCTCGGGCGTCCCCGGGGAGAGCCCGTCCAGGGCCTCGAAGATGGGAGCTGTCTCGCCGATGGACTTGTTGGCGCGGGTGACGATCTGCCTGCCGATCGGGGCGCGTTCAGCGGTGTAGGTGTCGAGAAGCTTCGACGACGCCGCGCCGTCGAGGACGAGCTTCAGTTTCCAGGCGAGGTTGTGGGCGTCCTGGATCGACGTGTTGGAGCCGAGGCCGTTCGACGGCGGATGGCGGTGCGTGGCGTCGCCCGCGCAGAAGACACGCCCGTTCGAGTACGTCTCGGCGTACATCTCGTTGACCGTCCATGCCGACGACGACTTGATGGTCACCGGGATCTCGTCGTCGCCGACCAGCTGCCGGACGACGGACTCGGCGTACGCGGTGGTCAGGTCGGGTGCGCCCGCCGTGACGTCGTACCCCCAGACGATGAGCCACTCGTTCCAGGGGCGGACGTTGCGCACCAGGCCCGCGCCGATGCCGCCGACGGTGGCGCCCGGGGCGAGCACCCAGTAGAGGGTGGAGGGCCGGTGCGCGGTGTACTTGCCGAGATCCGCGTCGAAGACGATGTTGATGCTGCCCGCGACACCCATCTGACCGCCCATGGGCAGTCCGGCGTCCTCGGCGACCTTGGAACGGCCGCCGTCCGCGCCGATGAGGTACTTGGCGCGGATCTCGTACGTGTCCCCGCGCAGCCGGTCCCGGACGGTGGCCGTCACGCCGTCGGCGTCCTGGGTGTGCGCCAGGTACTCGGTGTCGAAGCGCAGGCGGGTGCCACGGGTGACGGCCGCGTCGACGAGCACCGGTTCCATGAGGTGTTGGGGCATGTCGCACATACGGGTGGGGCTGGCCAGTTCGTGCGCGGCCTGGACGAGCGGGTCGTTGCCCCAGGAGCGGACGCGGCCCAGTTCCTCGCCCGCGAGGCTGGTGCAGAAGGTCGTGTTGCCCATCAGGTGCTGCGGCGTGGCCTGAGCGATGACGTCCTGCTCGACCCCGAGGTCGCGCAGCACCTCCATCGTGCGCTGGTTGGTGATGTGCGCGCGGGGCGTGTCGGCGAGGCTCCCGTAACGGGTGACGACGATGTTGGGTACGCCGTACGTGCTGAGCGCGAGCGCCGCCGAGGCGCCGGCCGGGCCACTGCCCACGATCAGAACATCGGTCTCGACGACGGTGTGCACGAAGGAACGCTCCTGACGGTGGGAACAGGCACCAACAACGGTGGGAACAGGCACCAACACTCGCGATCATGGTGGGGTGCCGGTGGGCGTGGGTGTCTCATTACGAGACAGCGGGCTACGGCCGCCCGGTACCGCACGTACCTGGCGGGAGCCCCGCGCTGAGCAGAGAGCGCTGAACCGGGCGTTGTCAGTGGCGGCCTATAGCGTGCGCGGACCGATTGACGCGACACGATGGGGGATCCACGGATGGAGTTCCGGATCGAGCGAAGCGCCCTCGCCGAGGCTGTGGCCTGGGCGGCCAGGTCGCTGCCCACGCGTTCACCCGTCCCCGTACTGGGCGGCCTGCTGCTGGACGCGAGGGACGGCCGGCTGCGTATTTCGGGCTTCGACTACGAGGCATCGGCCCGCATCGAGGTCCCGGCGGAGACGCTGAGCGCCGGTCAGGTGCTCGTGCTGGGGCGCAGGCTGCTGGACATCTGCCGGGTGCTGCCCGAAGCGATGGTGGAGTGCGCGCTGGAGGGCTCGCGCTTCACGATGGAAGGGGGCGGCACGCGCTTCGGGCTGTCGACCTTGTCCACCGCGGACTACCCGACGCTTCCCGGACTTCCCGCCGTTCGCGGGATGGTGGATGCGGCGGAGTTCGCGACGGCAGTGGCGCAGGTCGTGACAGCCGCGGGCCGCGACGATTCCCTCCCGGTGCTCACGGGGATTCAGCTCCGGTTGGACGGCGAGTCGATGACCCTGGCCGCTTCGGACCGGTACCGGTATGCCGTGCGTACGGTGCCTTGGAAACCGGAGGCGGTGGGTTCCGAAGCGGTGGGTTCCGGCGTGGTGGAGGCAATGGGTTCCGATGCGGTGGAGGTGGTGGTTCCCGGCCGCAGGCTGACGGAGATCTCCCGTGCGCTGGCGAAGTCCGGGCTGATGCGCATCGGGCTGAACACCGGGGGCGGCAAAGGCGGATCGAGCGGCGAAGGCGGTTCAGGTGGCTCGGGCGGCGGCTTGATCGCCTTCGAGGGCGCCGGGATGCGTACGACTCTGCGGCTGCTGGAGGGGCGGCTGCCGCGCTACGACAAGTTGTTCACACTGGACAGCCCGGCCGTCGCGGTCACGCAGCGGGAGGCGCTCGCCGACGCGGTCCGCCGGGTCGCGGTCGTCGCGGAGCCGAACAGCCCGATCCGGCTCGACTTCTCCGCCCGGGGAACGGTCCTCCTGCAAGCGGGGTACGAGGACGACATCGCCTCACAACAGCTCGCGGCCACATTGACCGGCGCCGATGACATGGCAGTCGCCTTCAACCCCGTGTACTTGCTGGAAGCCCTCACCTCCTTCAACGCCTCGCACGTGCGCCTTGAGCTTCTGGGACCGGGCCAGCGGACGCTGCTCAGTGGCGCGGCGGACGGGGATGACACCGCGCTTGAGGACCACCGCCATCTGCTCATGTCTGTACGGCAACTGAGCTGACGGTTTGACGGAGCGACGGGCTGACGGGCTGACGGACGCATGGAGCCCCCCATGGAATCGTCTAGGCGACCACGATTGGTTGATTCTTGGACGATACGGTGGGAGGCGTCGTGACCATCGCAGAGCACTCCCCCGCCCGTCTCGCCCTCACACCGCTGCGTGAGGCACGCGAGCGCTTCCTCGATGGGCGCCCGCTGCCCGACGGCGTACCGGACGAGGTCGTCGCCGCGTGGCGGCGCGCCCGGTTCTACGGTGTGCCGCACGACCTGCGGGAGCCCCTGACGTCCTCCCCGGGCGCTCATTCCGAGTCGCCTCTCCTGACCGCGGCCCGTCCCCTGCTCGAACGGCTCGCCCCCGCGCTCGGCACCGGACGGTCCTCGCTCGTACTCACCGACGAGCGACCGCGGGTGCTCTGGGTGACCGGGAGCGAGCCCGGGGATGAGCTTGGGGAGGCGCTTGGGGACGCGCTGGGGAAAGGGTTCAGGGACCGGTCCCGTGACGGGCTCGGGGACTGGTCCGGTGACAGGCGGCGCGTCGGCCTGTCCGAGCAGGAGGTGGGTCACAACAGCGCGGCTCTCGCGTTGCGCACGCGCCGCCGTGCCGAGGTGCACGGGCCCGAGCACTTCCTCGACCTGTGGCAGGAGGTGTCCGCGGTCAGCGTTCCCGTGCTGGCGCCGGAGACCGGACAGGTACTCGGCACGGTGACGGTCGCCTCCGGGCTCTGCACCGGATGCGGACCGCATCCCGGAGCAGCACTCGCGGAGGCAGCCACCGCGGCGGTGGAGGCCGAACTCCTCGCGCGGTCACGGGCGGTGGAGCGGGCGCTGCTCGACGCCTATCTCGCAGCGGCCCGGCCGCAGACGCCCGCCACCGTCGCGCTCGACGGGCGCAACCGCCTGATCAGCGAAGCGGCCGAGCAACTGCTGTCGCCGGAGGCCCTGGAGACCCTGGAACGGGGCACGGCGTCGATGCTGCGGCAGGGACTTGACGCCGTCCCGCAGCCGTACGGCATCCAGCTGCCCGAGGGGGCCGGATGCACCGCCGAGATCACTCCCGTACGACATCTGGGTGCCGTGATCGGCGTGGTCGCCGTCCTCGAACCGGCCACGGCCGCACCCGCCCGGCCCTCGCCGCCTCCGCCGGTCACCCTCGCCGGACGTTCCGTCCCCTGGCGGCACACGGTCGGCCGGGCGACGGAGCTGGCCCGGACCCGCGAACCGCTGCTCCTGACCGGTGAGCGCGGGACGGGGAAGACCCTGCTGGCACGGGAGCTGTCGGCCGGGGGCGCACTGTCGACCGTGGATGCGGCAGAAGGCGTCACCGAAGGTGAACTCACCGTCGTCTGCAGAGAGTTGACCGACGGTCGACCCAACCTCCTGCGTCACGCCGAGCGCCTCGACCCCTCTGACATCGCCTCCCTGAACTCACTCCTCGACGAGCACCCGAACGTCCCCCTGCTCATCACCTACACACCCGGATCGCCACCCGGACCCTGTCTCCAGCGGCTCCTGGACACCCTGGCCGCCCGCTCGGTCGCCCTCCCGGCGCTGCGCGAACGCCCGGACGACATCAGGGCGCTGCTCCAGGAGCTGGCCCCCAAACCCGCGCCGGGACAGCCGCCGCTCACCTGGACGCGGGACGCGCTGCGCGCCCTGGAACAGCACCCCTGGCCCGGCAACATCACAGAACTCGCCCACCTCGTACGGGCGTTGGCAGAGCAGCGTCGAGTGGCGGGACCGGTGCGGCGGGACGAACTGCCCGATCCCGTACGGGAAGGGCCCGCGGCGCGGCGCCTCAGCCCCGTGGAGCATGCCGAGCGCGCAGCGATCCTGGAGGCACTGCGTCGTCACGGCGGCAACAAGGCCCGCGCGGCGGTCGCGTTGGGGATCGGCCGGGCGACGCTCTACCGAAAACTGCGGGGCTATCGGGGCTGAGCGGAGCAATTGAATCCACGCGCAGTGGAACGGCTCACCTCTGCGCCGCTTCCGTTGCTCCTCCACCGATGCACGAATTACCCTTATTTCACGCGTTCGTTCCTGCGCACGCGTTCGTCCATGAGCGTGTTCGTCCATGAGTGGTTTCGTTCATTCGCGCAATCGCGGGCACGCATGGCAAGCAATCACGGGGGAAACATTGAAGGTCCGACTACTGGGTCCCTTAGAACTGACGGACGACCTCGTCACGCTCCGGATACCCGGCGAGAAACTCCGGGCGACCATGGCCGCACTCGCACTGTCACCGAACCGACCGGTCTCGCGCAGTGATCTCATCGACGAGTTGTGGGGCGAGGATCTCCCGCGCAATGCGGAGAACTCCCTGCATGGTCATGTCGCCCGACTTCGCCGCATCATCGACACGCATACCGGAAAGGACAATCTGCGTGACCTGATTCAGACCTCGAGTTTTGGATATATGCTCGCGCTCCCGGAAAACGACATCGACGCAGCGCTGTTCTGCCAACTCACCCGGCAGGCCGCGGGGTTGTACCGGACCGCGCCCACGCAGGCGCTTTTGCTCCTCACCCGGGCCCTCGCCCTGTGGCGCGGCCCCGCACTCCTCGACACGGGGCAGGGCCTGATCAGCCGCATGGCCTACACCCGGCTCACGGAGACCCGGCTCGCGGCGTACGAGTACTACTTCGACGCCGCGCTCCTGCTGGACCTGCACCGCGAGATCATCACCGAGTTGCATCCGCTGCACGATCGCTACCCGCTGCGGGAGCGGTTCTGCGAGCAGCTGATCAGCGCGCTGTACCGCTCGGGACGGCAGGCCGAGGCGCTCGACGTCTACCACCGCACCCGGCGGCGGCTCGCCGACAGTCTCGGGCTTGAGCCCGGTGACGCGCTGCGCGAGCAGTTCGAGAAGGTGCTGCGCCGTGAGCCGTTGACGGTCTGAGACACCCGCCGGCCGTCGACGGTCCGCCCCCGCGACCACCGTTGACGGTTGACCGTCCGCCCCGCCACCGCCGTTGACGGTTGACCACCCACCTGCCAACGCCGTCGACGGTTGACCGTCCGCCCCCAACAACGCCGTTGACGGCCTGCGGCACTCCCGCATCCCAGGGCGGGCGTCACGGCCCCTTGCCGCCCGCCCGTCACCGGGCGGCAACACCCCACGCTCACACCGACTTGGTCACGCGCAACAGTTGCCAGACCGCGCTCGCCCGCGCCCGCCCATGGAAGGCCAGGTATTCGGGAAGCACCAGGTCGGGGCCCCACT
Above is a genomic segment from Streptomyces sp. R21 containing:
- a CDS encoding YceI family protein codes for the protein MALALLRRRRPKGGPAESAGLSLPLPAGAGALGREVVDPTGAPMAAADVTVTALDTHRVTARGTTDPYGFFLAALPPGRYSLLIATDGLQPHQETVDVVAGAASANERVRLQPARVMELPEPGTWLFDPPHTAIRFIAKHVGMGHVHGRFERFQGGIQVAQDMARTRVHVRIDASSITTGNTTRDNHLRSADFLDVERFPYIDFNSTRFAYRGGTKWTLQGSLTMHGVSRSVALDTTYLGTVNGGYGEELRCAALAKAELHREDYTLNWRSMLARGIAVVGPTVQLELDVQAMYRTHDTPTPPE
- a CDS encoding maleylacetate reductase, with the translated sequence MPGTLDFAYETQPARVVFRPGAAVSATPGEAARLGLRRLLVVCGSRGQDTARMVADALGDVCVGLHAEARMHVPVEIVERAVEVARAAGADGCVAVGGGSAIGLGKGIALRTGLPLIAVPSTYAGSEMTPVWGLTENGAKRTGRDPSVQPRSVVYDPELTLSLPVDLSVTSGVNALAHAVEALYAPDGSPLVSLMAEEGVRAMTGALPGIAVAPDDLDARSRALYAAWLCGACLGSTTMGLHHKLCHVLGGTFGLPHAETHTVVLPYALAYNAPEVPLALTALNRALDTDDAPRALRDLARRLGAPGSLAELGLTEADLEVAAAQVTGQPYPNPRKVTVDGVRDVLRAAYEGRTPEGGVSRSETPTSARRPARS
- a CDS encoding intradiol ring-cleavage dioxygenase, with protein sequence MTTEPTTQTNSDTDSTTLTDAVVDSLRGTADPRLHQLLAALSRHLHDFVRETRPSMAEWERAIAFLTATGRACTDTRQEFILLSDVLGVSMLVETINGHSGDGATTESTVLGPFHMTESPVRELGANIDLVGTGEPCVVSGRVLSRDGSPLPGAVLDVWQADGEGYYDVQQPDLQPPGNGRGLFTADAEGRFRFRTCVPSPYPIPTDGPVGDLLRATGRHPYRPAHIHFIASAKDHEPVTTHIFVAGSDYLDSDAVFAVKESLVQDFAETDDPSLAREFGVPNPFRHARFDLVLEPSEPSEPSAPLERS
- a CDS encoding FAD-dependent oxidoreductase, translated to MHTVVETDVLIVGSGPAGASAALALSTYGVPNIVVTRYGSLADTPRAHITNQRTMEVLRDLGVEQDVIAQATPQHLMGNTTFCTSLAGEELGRVRSWGNDPLVQAAHELASPTRMCDMPQHLMEPVLVDAAVTRGTRLRFDTEYLAHTQDADGVTATVRDRLRGDTYEIRAKYLIGADGGRSKVAEDAGLPMGGQMGVAGSINIVFDADLGKYTAHRPSTLYWVLAPGATVGGIGAGLVRNVRPWNEWLIVWGYDVTAGAPDLTTAYAESVVRQLVGDDEIPVTIKSSSAWTVNEMYAETYSNGRVFCAGDATHRHPPSNGLGSNTSIQDAHNLAWKLKLVLDGAASSKLLDTYTAERAPIGRQIVTRANKSIGETAPIFEALDGLSPGTPEQLWANIAARKDATEAAEKQRAALREAIAFKVYEFNAHGVDLNQRYSADASAAIVPDGTTDPGFARDPELYHQPSSRPGAKLPHAWITSGTRTLSTLDTVGRGRFTLITGIGGEGWVKAAGAQGQAQGLDIATVVIGPGQEYEDPYGDWARLSEVADSGALLVRPDGFVAFRYATATQEAEQLLTDALRRILGHA
- the dnaN gene encoding DNA polymerase III subunit beta, which gives rise to MEFRIERSALAEAVAWAARSLPTRSPVPVLGGLLLDARDGRLRISGFDYEASARIEVPAETLSAGQVLVLGRRLLDICRVLPEAMVECALEGSRFTMEGGGTRFGLSTLSTADYPTLPGLPAVRGMVDAAEFATAVAQVVTAAGRDDSLPVLTGIQLRLDGESMTLAASDRYRYAVRTVPWKPEAVGSEAVGSGVVEAMGSDAVEVVVPGRRLTEISRALAKSGLMRIGLNTGGGKGGSSGEGGSGGSGGGLIAFEGAGMRTTLRLLEGRLPRYDKLFTLDSPAVAVTQREALADAVRRVAVVAEPNSPIRLDFSARGTVLLQAGYEDDIASQQLAATLTGADDMAVAFNPVYLLEALTSFNASHVRLELLGPGQRTLLSGAADGDDTALEDHRHLLMSVRQLS
- a CDS encoding sigma-54-dependent Fis family transcriptional regulator, which gives rise to MTIAEHSPARLALTPLREARERFLDGRPLPDGVPDEVVAAWRRARFYGVPHDLREPLTSSPGAHSESPLLTAARPLLERLAPALGTGRSSLVLTDERPRVLWVTGSEPGDELGEALGDALGKGFRDRSRDGLGDWSGDRRRVGLSEQEVGHNSAALALRTRRRAEVHGPEHFLDLWQEVSAVSVPVLAPETGQVLGTVTVASGLCTGCGPHPGAALAEAATAAVEAELLARSRAVERALLDAYLAAARPQTPATVALDGRNRLISEAAEQLLSPEALETLERGTASMLRQGLDAVPQPYGIQLPEGAGCTAEITPVRHLGAVIGVVAVLEPATAAPARPSPPPPVTLAGRSVPWRHTVGRATELARTREPLLLTGERGTGKTLLARELSAGGALSTVDAAEGVTEGELTVVCRELTDGRPNLLRHAERLDPSDIASLNSLLDEHPNVPLLITYTPGSPPGPCLQRLLDTLAARSVALPALRERPDDIRALLQELAPKPAPGQPPLTWTRDALRALEQHPWPGNITELAHLVRALAEQRRVAGPVRRDELPDPVREGPAARRLSPVEHAERAAILEALRRHGGNKARAAVALGIGRATLYRKLRGYRG
- a CDS encoding AfsR/SARP family transcriptional regulator, which codes for MLALPENDIDAALFCQLTRQAAGLYRTAPTQALLLLTRALALWRGPALLDTGQGLISRMAYTRLTETRLAAYEYYFDAALLLDLHREIITELHPLHDRYPLRERFCEQLISALYRSGRQAEALDVYHRTRRRLADSLGLEPGDALREQFEKVLRREPLTV